Genomic window (Brassica napus cultivar Da-Ae unplaced genomic scaffold, Da-Ae ScsIHWf_2697;HRSCAF=3456, whole genome shotgun sequence):
CACAGATTGGAAAGCACATAAAATCCAGACAATAGAGGTAACAAAGAAAGCGTTTGGTCTCAttactttttttgttcattacacTCAAGTCTTGGATGAATATGACTACAGAAACGTAAGACGGTGGATCAAGAGCTTGAGAAGATACAAGAGGATATGCCTGAGTACAAGAAACAAGCGTTTGTAGCGGAAGAGGCGAAACAGCAGGTGGTGATGGAGCTTGAGAGGACAAAGAGCGTCGTCGAAGAGCTAAAACTGGAGCTAGAAAAGGCTGAGAAAGAGGAACAACAAGCTAAACAAGACTCTGATCTCGCGAAGCTGAGAGTGGAGGAGATGGAGCAAGGGATAGCTGATGAGTCTAGTATTGCAGTCAAAACGCAGCTTGAGGTGGCTAAAGCGAGGCATGTGTCAGCTGTTTCTGAGCTAGGAGTTGTAAGAGAAGAGATAGAAATGGTCTCTAATGAGTACGAATCTCtgctgaaagaaaaagaaatggcAACGAAAAAAGCAGAGGACTCTGTTTTGGCAGCTAAAGATGTGGAGAAACAGATGACAGGTTTGACAATAGAGGTGATTGCCACCAGGAGTTGTTGGAGTCAGCGCGTGCAGCTCACCTCGAAGctgaagaaaagaaattagAAGCAGCCATGGCTCGGGACCAGGACGTTTACAACCGGGAGAAAGAACTGAAAATGGTGGAAGAGGAGATCGAGAGGTTTAGACAAGAGATGCATGCGTCAGATGATGTGAGAATCAAAATAGAGACTGCTTCTGTACTTCAGCAAGATTTGAGGGCCGAGATAACATCTTACAAAGATGACAACATGATGATCGGAAAGAGAAACAACAGTGACATACAAGCAGCGGTTGATTCCGCAAGGAAAGAGCTTGAACAAGTTAAGTCCAATATTGGGAAAGCAATCTCCGAGGTGAAAACACTGAAGATAATCGTCGGATCATTGCAGTCTGAACTTGAAAGAGAGATGAAAGATCTCTCTGAAACCAAACAAAGAGAAGCTCTTTCAGTTCATAGAAACAGCAAAGAAGTAAGAGAGGAGAGATGTTCAGAAATAGCCAAGAAGTTACAAGAAGctaacaaagaagcagaagaggCAACGTCACTAGCCTTAGCTGCTCAAGAGGAACTGAGAAAGGCGAAGGGAGAGTCGGAAGAAGCGAGGGCAGGAGTCTCTGCAATAGAAAGTCAGTTAGTTGAGGCGAAAAGGGAAATGGAAGCGGCAAAAGCTTCTGAGAAGTTGGCCTTAGCTGCGAAAAAGCATTGCAAGAGACTGAATATGCTACAAAGGTTGAAGACATTAGTACACCAAGAAGTATAATAATATCCGTGGAGGAATATTATGAGCTAAGCAAGCAGGCACATGAGGTAGAGGAAGCAGCCAATAGAAAGTTAGCAGAGATCGTCTCTCAGATCGAGGTGGCTAAGGAAGAGGAATCAAGAGTCTTGGAAAAGATAGAGGAAGTGAATAGAGAAACAGCTTTTCAAAGGGAAAAGCTAAAGGAAGCAATGGACAAAGTAGAGAAGGCTAGAGATAAGAAGGTTAACACGGATCACGAATTGCGAAAATGGAGTTCAGAGAACGGGAAGAGAAGCCCCATGTCTAGTCCAGAGGGTGGGGACAAGGAGAATCATGACTTAGGCAAGTCGAAATCGGCTTTGCATTCAGCAAGATCATTTGCATTTGGTGAAGAAGGAAGCAACAATGTTGGAGATAGTAGTATTGTGACAcctgaaacaaagaagaaaaagaagaggttTTCTTTGCTGCCAAAGGTCTTCATGTTCTTGTCCAGAAAGAAATCGAACAAGTGAGCCGACTCCAGTTTCTTACAGGTAGGTTTTACCATCCATTTTTCGActtattttgtttgtatttcaTTATCGAAATGGGTAGCAGaatatctaaattttatacatttctAAAGAAAAGGTGGTTGGTTAGATTTCTtgtacatataaataattaacgGTAACTAGTACACTTGTCGAGAAGTATATCGAATTTCGCTAAATCAAATGTTCCTAAGAAGCAAGAATTGAAGACGGTTTTGATAATGTTGTTATGCCATGGACTTGAGAGATGCTCGACAAGATTATCAGATAGGACCGGTTTGAGCCACAAAGGCTTGAACAAAGATCCCTAGCATCACCATCATTTGCTAGAGAGTTTATGAGCATGAAGCAAACTTGCTAAAAGGAACTGTACCTATGAGTATGAAACTCGTTTAGAGAAAGCTATTACCATTCTTGATCTCCTTAAGCTTCAAATCATGAGCGTTTTCGATATCTTTAAAAAGTCCTATTGTATTTTAGGAGCTGTCCTCTGGGATATCTAAAGCCAAAATCAACTTATTTCTCATTCTACACAATGTACAGAGTTAAAAAAACATGGAAGAAAATTACCCGG
Coding sequences:
- the LOC106422570 gene encoding LOW QUALITY PROTEIN: protein WEAK CHLOROPLAST MOVEMENT UNDER BLUE LIGHT-like 2 (The sequence of the model RefSeq protein was modified relative to this genomic sequence to represent the inferred CDS: inserted 2 bases in 2 codons), whose product is MVDDDKASNDFSLLPDLNDDFSTPFTSIEFDSSILDLINLEDGGETPNLLPEHNPFLESVNTYQEDEDQHFAVEAESPKVYIAPRTIINHHDSFSLDPRMDTIEDARISLPDSPRGSQDLTLSRLKVPGSPRALVLPRASGSPRFESPTSPALIDTAAPFESVKDAVSKFGGITDWKAHKIQTIEKRKTVDQELEKIQEDMPEYKKQAFVAEEAKQQVVMELERTKSVVEELKLELEKAEKEEQQAKQDSDLAKLRVEEMEQGIADESSIAVKTQLEVAKARHVSAVSELGVVREEIEMVSNEYESLLKEKEMATKKAEDSVLAAKDVEKQMTGLTIEVIATXELLESARAAHLEAEEKKLEAAMARDQDVYNREKELKMVEEEIERFRQEMHASDDVRIKIETASVLQQDLRAEITSYKDDNMMIGKRNNSDIQAAVDSARKELEQVKSNIGKAISEVKTLKIIVGSLQSELEREMKDLSETKQREALSVHRNSKEVREERCSEIAKKLQEANKEAEEATSLALAAQEELRKAKGESEEARAGVSAIESQLVEAKREMEAAKASEKLALAAXKALQETEYATKVEDISTPRSIIISVEEYYELSKQAHEVEEAANRKLAEIVSQIEVAKEEESRVLEKIEEVNRETAFQREKLKEAMDKVEKARDKKVNTDHELRKWSSENGKRSPMSSPEGGDKENHDLGKSKSALHSARSFAFGEEGSNNVGDSSIVTPETKKKKKRFSLLPKVFMFLSRKKSNK